The following are encoded in a window of Polynucleobacter sp. AP-Kolm-20A-A1 genomic DNA:
- a CDS encoding DUF47 domain-containing protein, giving the protein MFFSKLMPHDGNFFELFNEHASNIVSASESFLKFVEHYSDEALRAKYTQDVDKAEHACDDVVKEVHRRLHKTFITPIDRDQIFSLINTMDDVADLLQNGTEAMHLYDVKQMTPEMLQMAELCNQCCISMKNAVATLKDISDPEVAKAALKTCDEIDHLESGADRLLSTAITRLFREDIEVRELIKCQRIYELLEEVTDKCEDVANLVEGIVLENS; this is encoded by the coding sequence ATGTTCTTCAGTAAGTTAATGCCTCACGATGGTAATTTCTTCGAGCTATTTAATGAGCACGCAAGCAATATCGTTTCAGCCTCCGAATCTTTTTTAAAGTTTGTCGAGCACTACAGTGACGAAGCTTTGCGCGCAAAATACACTCAAGATGTTGATAAAGCAGAGCATGCTTGCGATGATGTTGTGAAAGAAGTGCATCGCCGTTTGCACAAAACTTTCATTACGCCTATCGACCGCGACCAAATTTTTTCACTCATCAATACGATGGATGATGTTGCCGATTTATTGCAAAACGGCACCGAAGCAATGCACCTATACGATGTAAAGCAAATGACGCCTGAAATGTTGCAAATGGCAGAGCTTTGTAATCAGTGCTGCATCAGCATGAAAAATGCAGTTGCTACATTAAAAGATATCTCTGATCCAGAAGTGGCTAAAGCTGCATTAAAGACTTGCGATGAAATTGATCACCTGGAGTCTGGGGCTGATCGCCTGTTATCTACTGCTATTACTAGGTTGTTCCGTGAAGACATCGAAGTGCGTGAGCTCATTAAGTGCCAGCGTATTTATGAATTGCTCGAGGAAGTTACCGATAAATGTGAAGACGTTGCCAATTTGGTTGAAGGCATCGTTCTTGAAAACTCTTAA
- a CDS encoding heavy-metal-associated domain-containing protein: MLSLKVSGMTCGGCINAVTRAIQAQDPQAVVQADLASQIVKLETSLSEAQASQLITDAGFPVVQ; this comes from the coding sequence ATGTTGAGTTTGAAAGTATCTGGAATGACCTGCGGCGGCTGTATCAATGCAGTTACTCGAGCAATCCAGGCTCAGGACCCCCAGGCAGTCGTGCAGGCTGATCTGGCCAGTCAAATTGTGAAGCTTGAAACCAGCCTCTCTGAGGCGCAGGCGAGCCAGCTTATAACAGATGCCGGCTTTCCAGTTGTTCAATAG